The Butyricimonas faecalis genomic sequence ATGAGCGAAAGATTTGATTACGAACAGTTCAAGGCGAACGCCATAGAACAATTGAAGGCGGGAGTACCACTATCCGGCAAGGACGGAGTATTGGCACCGCTGTTGGAGAATCTGCTTAACAGCGCGCTGGAAGGAGAGATGGACAGCCATCTGGAAGGAGTAGAACGGGAGTACGGGAATCGGCGCAACGGGCACATGAGCAAGCAGGTCCAGACCTCGATGGGCGAAATAACGATCAACACGCCGCGGGACAGGGACGGGACATTCGACCCGCAGGTTGTCCGGAAGAGGGAGAAGATACTGGCGGACTCATTGGCGGACAGGATAATAGGGCTGTATGCCATCGGGAACAGCACGAGGGAGATAAGCGACATACTGGAGGAGCAGTTCGGGAACAGGATATCGGCGGAGACGATCAGCAGCATCACGGACAGGGTGCTGCCGGAGATCCAGGCATGGAAGAGCCGGGCGCTGGAAAGCGTCTATCCCATAGTATGGCTTGATGCGGTGCATTATAAGGTGATGGACGAGAAGAACCGTCCTGTGACCAGAGCCATATATAATGTTCTGGCAATCAATTCGGAAGGCCGCAAGGAATTGCTCGGGATGTACATATCCAAGAGCGAGGGTGCGAACTTCTGGCTGGGTGTCCTGACCGACCTCCAGAGCAGAGGAGTCCGGGACATCCTCATAGCGTGCGTTGACGGGCTGAAGGGTTTCCCGGATGCGATAGCGAGCGTCTTTCCCGAGACCACGGTGCAGTTGTGTATAGTCCACCAGATACGCAACTCGATAAAGTATGTGGCCAGCAAGCGGCAGAAGGAGTTCATGAAGGATCTGAAGCAGGTCTACCAGGCGGTGAACAAGGATGCGGCGGAACAGGCTCTGGATGAGCTGGAACTGAAGTGGGGCGAGGACTATCCGATAGTCATCAAGAGCTGGCGTGACAACTGGGAAAGGCTCAGCGCGTACTTCCAATACTCCGAACACATACGGCGCATAATATACACCACCAACACCGTGGAGGGCTACCACCGCCAGTTGCGTAAGGTCACCAAGAACAAGGGGGTCTTTCCGAACGACACAGCCCTCGAAAAACTTGTGTTTATGGCATTTACAAGAATCAGACGCAAGTGGACGCAGCCTGTCCAGAACTGGGGTCAGACTGCCCAGCAACTGGCCATCCTGTTCCCGGACAGGTTCAGGATACTGTCCTGAAAAAACACTATTATTTGGAGTTCTTTGATAGGTTTGATAAATTAGCGGTTGGAGTAGGCGGCCATGGCCGCCTACTCCGACACAACAAAACTAAACTTGACACAGTTCAGTTTACACTCCCTTTTACTGAAGTTTGCATTAATAAAGAATATACTACAGCTGATATATGCGCAACATATTGTGACGCTTGTGATTCATTTCCCTTGAAATCCTTAACAAATACCGCTAAGGTATAACTGATATTATTAGGCAGACATATATAGGCAACATCATTGTGAGCTGCAAGAACACCATTTTCATTAACATAACCTGAACCTGTCTTATGCGCTATAACAACCCCTTCTTTATCAAGAAGTGGAGCTGCTATCCTATCTACACCTGTTTTGCATTCTTTTAACGTATTCTTAATGAAACTTTGTTTCTCATCATCGATAAGACCTTCAGTAAACAAACGATTCATCAACATTGCAGCACCAAGAGGAGATGTATAGTTAGAGTAAGCCTTGTTATGGTCAGCCGACATTTCCTCTTCCGTATAAGCTATCTGAAAACTTGAACGAGGAATGAGTGTGGCTATAAAACTATCTGTTTGAGCGACATTAACCATATCCTTAAACATAAGGTTGCTTGCATTGTTGTCACTCTGAGTAAGAGTATAACGCAGCAAATCTCTCACTGTCAATGATATGACTGGCCCTGAATAATCTTTCAGCATAGGACTCCAAGTCTTTGGGTCAAGTTTATCCCTATTTATATTTACTAAGGTATCAAGTGAAATTCCTTTATTGTCAAAGTCATTACAAAGAGCTAATGCCTGATGAACCTTAAACACACTCATCATAGGATAAACACTCTTATTATTGACCTTAACCGTATCTCTGTTATTAACAATAACCGCCACACCAATTTCGCCAGGACAAGCTGAGACAATTTGAGAAATGCTATCAGTCAAAACATTTGTTAAAGGAGGATTTGCGCTATCTTTTGTCGCTGATTTATGGAACAATGAAAATACCAAGATGAAAATGCAAACTAAAGCTATACACAAAACTACGATTTGTTTTTTTCTGTTTTTTCCCATGTTTATATTATTTATATTTGTTTGACGAGAATATCTTTATTTGCCGACAAAGGTACATAACTTTACGGAAAAATATGTTTCTAAAATATATAAATAGACAGCTGTGGGGAAAAATTAGATAATTAAAAAGGCTAAATGACTGAAAATAATCACTTAGCCTTTTAATCCGTACCCAGACCCGTACTTCGTAATTGCTGCGCCCATCATTCAAGACTGTCAAATCGGGTCTTTCCTGTCAAGCCAATGATGCCTATGCGTATGCCAAACACATGGATTACGGATTTCTCGTTCCGTGAACAAACACTTTATCCGCAACTCTGCTATGTGGTGTATTGGCTTAACTCCATTTCTATGGGCAACACTTTTGTTGCAGATTTCAAGCAGCTTTTATCGAAATACCCATCAGTAAGAACCCGTTTATTAGGCTTTCCTCATAATTGGGAACAAGAGCCTTTGTGGAGATAAAATAATTGCCCTGTTTCTTAAAAAGCACTGGGGCAAACCAGCTCCGTCTTTAATTGTTTCCAATAAATGGATTGTTTCAAGCCCCTATAGAAAGAGAACAAAAATTCCTGTGTGAAAATTAATCTACGACAAGGAGCAAGCAAGGAGCAATATCAAACAAAAATCAATACCTTTGCAGTACATATGAGATAGACCAAAACAAAAGTGGAATATCGGAAACGAATAGCAAGGAAAAGAGAAGAAACGACCCAAGTTGATGTCCTTTTTGAGTTAATAATCAATAAAAGCGTTAAATCTTCACCTTTTAGAATGTGCAATTAAAAATAACAACCATATTTCTGACTTATTATCTATAAAATATTGAGTAATAATCGGTTGTAAATACTTAGATTAAATACAAATTAACATTGATAGTAGCCTACAAAAAAAACGAGTAGGAGTTGACGAGTTGCTAGAAGTAATTAAAATGCAAAATGAAATTAATGAGCTAAGAAAAAATGGGAAATTAACTCCAGAAGACACTGTACGAATAAAAGATTTATACCATAAATTAAATAAATAGCGTATGAAACAGATTAATATTAAAAAACCTAAGTACATCATTCCTATACTCATCCTACCTTTTATCCTAGGGATAGGATGGCTAGTTAAGGATATGATAAACTCTGCCCCAGCAGAAGAAACTACATTAGTAGAAACGGAAGAATTAAATCTTGATATTCCTGATGCTAATTTAGAAAAAAGAGAGATAAAAAGTAAATTTGAATCACTCAAAGGAGCTTTCAATAAATCTTCTGATTATTCATCAATACAAACCATAGATAAAGAAGAAGAAGTTAGCGAAATTGAAAGTTCTGGTTCTCTTTACTCCAATGATGAAATAAGGCAAATTGACAGTTTAAATCAAGCTTCTAGAATCCGAGAAAAGGAATTGGAACAACAAATAAAAGGATTTCCTACTATAGATGAATCAAGTCAAACAGAAACTAGGAAAGCTCCTGAAAAATCCAAGATGCAAGAAGAAATGGAGCTTTTTAAAATGCAAATGGCTTATATAGATTCATTGCAAAATCCACGTCCTAGAACACCTCAAAAAAAACAAGATGAAAAGCCAAAAGAAAAGGCTATAGAAGTTGTAAAAGCGAAAAATCCCGCAGAAGTATATTTTAATACTGTAGGGAAAGAACAAAAAACTTCACTAATCACAGCTATATTAGATGAAACTTTAAAAGTAACAGATGGTAGCCGAGTACGCATACGGCTTTTAGATGATATAATGATTAATGACGCTCTTTTAACTAAAGGCACTTACCTATATGGGAATGTATCTGGCTTTAAAGCTCAAAGAGTACACATTAATATTTCCTCTATAATGGTTGATGGCAGACAAATGAAAGTAGATTTATCTGTATATGATAATGACGGACAAGAAGGTTTCTTTGTTCCTTCATCAGCTTTTAGAGATTTGAGTAAAGATGTTGGAGCGCAAATAGGAAGCCAAACTATACAAATGAACAGCCAATCAGAAGGAGTAGAACAATTCGCTTTAGGTGCTTTACAAGATGCTTACCGTAGTACAACCCAAGCTCTTTCCAAAAACATCAAAAAAAACAAAGCCAAATTAAAATATAACACACAAGTTTTTTTAGTAAACAACAAAGATAAAGAACAATAATATGAGAAAGATTTTTATTGCATTATGCACAATGGTTTCTGTTATTACAGGAAATGCACAGAACACCCCTATTGGAGAAAACATCGAGCTTGCAGGTGAAAACCCAGAAGAACTAAAGGTTATATATGTCAACAAAGATGTTTCAACGCATTTTATAGCTATGGAAGATATAAAATATGTTGATATATCAGTCAATGATATTGTTGGCGATATTCCTACTGGTAACTCTCTTAGAATAAAGCCCACAAAAGAAGGAGCTAGTGGAGTTATCACCATTGTTACAGAAAGATTTTTCGTACAATATATGCTAGTATATAGTAGCGATTTAGCAAAAGCATACACTCGCTTTAATATCCCTTATGCTGATTTACGTAGCTATATGAATCCAGAAGTGAACTTAACCAAAGCACAAATGTATGATTACGCACATAGAATGTTTATTTCAAAAAATAAATTCTATGATGTTTCCAGTAAAAGTAACCTAATGAAAATTGTACTAAACAATATCTACACATTAGATAAGTATTTCT encodes the following:
- a CDS encoding Abi family protein, with translation MMPMRMPNTWITDFSFREQTLYPQLCYVVYWLNSISMGNTFVADFKQLLSKYPSVRTRLLGFPHNWEQEPLWR
- a CDS encoding IS256 family transposase, encoding MSERFDYEQFKANAIEQLKAGVPLSGKDGVLAPLLENLLNSALEGEMDSHLEGVEREYGNRRNGHMSKQVQTSMGEITINTPRDRDGTFDPQVVRKREKILADSLADRIIGLYAIGNSTREISDILEEQFGNRISAETISSITDRVLPEIQAWKSRALESVYPIVWLDAVHYKVMDEKNRPVTRAIYNVLAINSEGRKELLGMYISKSEGANFWLGVLTDLQSRGVRDILIACVDGLKGFPDAIASVFPETTVQLCIVHQIRNSIKYVASKRQKEFMKDLKQVYQAVNKDAAEQALDELELKWGEDYPIVIKSWRDNWERLSAYFQYSEHIRRIIYTTNTVEGYHRQLRKVTKNKGVFPNDTALEKLVFMAFTRIRRKWTQPVQNWGQTAQQLAILFPDRFRILS
- the traN gene encoding conjugative transposon protein TraN is translated as MRKIFIALCTMVSVITGNAQNTPIGENIELAGENPEELKVIYVNKDVSTHFIAMEDIKYVDISVNDIVGDIPTGNSLRIKPTKEGASGVITIVTERFFVQYMLVYSSDLAKAYTRFNIPYADLRSYMNPEVNLTKAQMYDYAHRMFISKNKFYDVSSKSNLMKIVLNNIYTLDKYFFIDISMINKTKIRYDIDQIRFKIEDKKQTKATNFQSIEILPLMQVNKNLVFKKNYRNIFVFEKFTFPDEKVLTIEISEKQISGRTITLRIDYADILHADAFTE
- the traM gene encoding conjugative transposon protein TraM, with translation MKQINIKKPKYIIPILILPFILGIGWLVKDMINSAPAEETTLVETEELNLDIPDANLEKREIKSKFESLKGAFNKSSDYSSIQTIDKEEEVSEIESSGSLYSNDEIRQIDSLNQASRIREKELEQQIKGFPTIDESSQTETRKAPEKSKMQEEMELFKMQMAYIDSLQNPRPRTPQKKQDEKPKEKAIEVVKAKNPAEVYFNTVGKEQKTSLITAILDETLKVTDGSRVRIRLLDDIMINDALLTKGTYLYGNVSGFKAQRVHINISSIMVDGRQMKVDLSVYDNDGQEGFFVPSSAFRDLSKDVGAQIGSQTIQMNSQSEGVEQFALGALQDAYRSTTQALSKNIKKNKAKLKYNTQVFLVNNKDKEQ
- a CDS encoding CfxA family broad-spectrum class A beta-lactamase, with amino-acid sequence MGKNRKKQIVVLCIALVCIFILVFSLFHKSATKDSANPPLTNVLTDSISQIVSACPGEIGVAVIVNNRDTVKVNNKSVYPMMSVFKVHQALALCNDFDNKGISLDTLVNINRDKLDPKTWSPMLKDYSGPVISLTVRDLLRYTLTQSDNNASNLMFKDMVNVAQTDSFIATLIPRSSFQIAYTEEEMSADHNKAYSNYTSPLGAAMLMNRLFTEGLIDDEKQSFIKNTLKECKTGVDRIAAPLLDKEGVVIAHKTGSGYVNENGVLAAHNDVAYICLPNNISYTLAVFVKDFKGNESQASQYVAHISAVVYSLLMQTSVKGSVN